One part of the Rutidosis leptorrhynchoides isolate AG116_Rl617_1_P2 chromosome 1, CSIRO_AGI_Rlap_v1, whole genome shotgun sequence genome encodes these proteins:
- the LOC139883873 gene encoding uncharacterized protein encodes MTEAVNPKAYPLADAQLTISILDLVQQASNYKQLKKGANEATKTLNRGISEFVVMAADAEPLEIILHLPLLAEDKNVPYVFVPSKQALGRACGVTRPVISCSVTSNEGSQLKTQIQQLKDAIEKLLI; translated from the exons ATG ACAGAAGCAGTTAATCCGAAAGCATACCCATTAGCTGATGCTCAGCTTACAATTTCAATATTAGATCTTGTTCAACAAGCTTCTAATTACAAACAACTCAAAAAAGGTGCCAATGAAG CTACAAAAACTCTAAACAGAGGTATATCTGAGTTCGTAGTAATGGCAGCTGATGCTGAGCCCCTTGAAATTATCCTCCATCTTCCTCTGCTTGCTGAAGACAAG AACGTACCCTATGTCTTTGTCCCTTCGAAGCAAGCACTTGGGCGAGCATGTGGAGTGACAAGACCTGTGATCTCATGTTCAGTAACTTCTAATGAAGGAAGTCAATTGAAAACCCAAATACAGCAGCTCAAG GATGCCATTGAGAAGCTGTTGATCTAA